In a single window of the Nitrospira sp. MA-1 genome:
- a CDS encoding ATP-binding protein produces MELLHQHTILLLSVLFGLCLIVIYLHISQLKSQMVTVMAFRGSEIYTRALNEMRIWYTVEVVQRLHAQGIEASEGYRDHQGEIPLPATLSRDLGRRLVAGRPGEQLKLMSPYPFQNRVKSGGLMDSFQGEAWEFFTQHPDSDEPFYRFEQVDGRESLRFAKADRMQKECVECHNRHPDSPKRDWQIGQVGGLLEVVYPINSVETIMGMSWLGTYGLMGMLVVIWMGGFWLVVLKLGRVASELEEEVRDRTGALQSVNKHLELEIHDRQLAEDTLRQAKDNLEKRVQERTGKLAASNAELIREVAERKRAEEDIRKLNSQLVQRSAQLEASNKELEAFSYSVSHDLRAPLRGIDGFSQAVLEDYDEKLDESGRSYLRRVRTASQRMSQLIDAMLNLARLTRAEIHTQTFDMSAVVRGILDDLQKVEPDRQVECIVANDVFATADPQLLRAVLENLLGNAWKFTQQQAHPRIEFGYGQYKGQAAYFVTDNGAGFDMTYVHKLFGAFQRLHAYTEYPGVGVGLATVHRIIQRHGGQIWAEGVVGKGATFHFTL; encoded by the coding sequence ATGGAGCTCTTACACCAGCATACGATTTTGCTGTTATCCGTGCTCTTTGGACTTTGCCTTATCGTGATTTATTTGCATATTTCCCAATTGAAATCTCAAATGGTGACGGTTATGGCCTTTCGGGGATCCGAGATCTATACCAGAGCGTTGAATGAGATGCGGATATGGTACACCGTCGAGGTTGTTCAACGTCTTCATGCTCAGGGAATCGAAGCCTCGGAAGGGTATCGAGACCATCAGGGCGAAATCCCTCTCCCTGCGACTCTAAGCCGGGATCTGGGTCGTCGATTGGTGGCCGGGCGACCAGGCGAACAATTGAAGTTAATGAGCCCCTATCCGTTTCAAAATAGAGTGAAATCAGGGGGACTTATGGATAGCTTCCAGGGAGAGGCCTGGGAATTTTTCACGCAACATCCTGATTCTGATGAGCCATTCTATCGGTTTGAACAAGTCGATGGGCGTGAGTCCCTCCGTTTTGCGAAAGCCGATCGAATGCAGAAGGAATGTGTGGAGTGTCATAACAGACATCCGGATAGTCCGAAGCGTGATTGGCAGATCGGGCAAGTGGGCGGCTTGTTGGAGGTTGTCTATCCCATTAATTCGGTAGAGACAATCATGGGCATGAGTTGGCTCGGAACTTATGGATTGATGGGGATGTTGGTCGTTATTTGGATGGGAGGATTCTGGTTAGTCGTCTTAAAGCTCGGACGGGTAGCAAGCGAATTGGAAGAGGAGGTTCGAGACCGAACCGGCGCGCTGCAAAGTGTCAACAAACATTTGGAATTAGAGATTCATGATCGCCAATTGGCCGAAGATACCCTTCGGCAGGCGAAAGATAATCTGGAAAAGCGAGTCCAGGAGCGAACGGGAAAGTTGGCTGCCTCAAATGCGGAACTCATTCGGGAGGTGGCAGAGCGGAAGCGGGCCGAGGAGGACATACGCAAACTCAATTCCCAGTTGGTTCAGCGTTCGGCGCAACTTGAGGCGAGTAATAAAGAACTTGAGGCATTTAGTTATTCGGTCTCGCATGACTTGCGGGCCCCCTTGCGGGGCATTGATGGGTTTAGCCAGGCGGTACTGGAAGACTATGATGAAAAGCTTGATGAGTCAGGGCGAAGTTATTTGCGTCGGGTGCGGACTGCCAGTCAACGAATGTCTCAGCTAATAGATGCCATGCTCAATCTTGCCAGATTGACTCGGGCTGAAATTCATACACAGACCTTTGATATGAGCGCCGTAGTTCGGGGGATTCTTGACGACTTGCAGAAGGTGGAGCCGGACCGGCAGGTAGAATGTATTGTGGCCAATGATGTATTCGCCACCGCTGATCCGCAATTACTCCGGGCGGTTCTAGAAAATTTGTTAGGTAACGCGTGGAAGTTTACCCAGCAACAAGCTCACCCTCGTATCGAATTCGGTTATGGGCAATACAAAGGGCAGGCCGCCTACTTCGTCACCGACAATGGGGCGGGTTTTGATATGACCTATGTGCATAAACTCTTCGGGGCGTTTCAACGGCTTCATGCCTATACTGAATATCCGGGAGTGGGTGTGGGACTGGCGACGGTGCATCGGATAATTCAACGGCATGGCGGTCAGATTTGGGCAGAGGGAGTCGTAGGCAAGGGCGCAACCTTTCATTTTACGTTGTAA
- a CDS encoding response regulator, with product MTNKAILLVEDHPDDEELTMRALKKNNIKNEVVVARDGVEALEYLFGTGAHAGRDLSNMPQIILLDLKLPKIDGLEVLRRLRADDRTKFLPVVVLTSSKEEQDIVKSYQLGANSYVRKPVDFQEFSQAVQNLGLYWLILNESAPERV from the coding sequence ATGACGAACAAAGCAATTTTGTTAGTAGAAGATCATCCCGATGATGAAGAACTGACGATGCGGGCGCTCAAGAAAAACAATATAAAAAATGAAGTCGTGGTGGCCCGTGATGGTGTAGAGGCGTTGGAATATTTATTTGGAACCGGAGCTCATGCCGGTCGGGATTTAAGTAACATGCCTCAAATAATCCTGTTGGACCTCAAGCTTCCCAAGATTGACGGGCTGGAAGTGCTTCGACGGTTGCGAGCTGATGATCGGACAAAGTTTCTCCCGGTGGTTGTGCTCACGTCGTCCAAGGAAGAGCAGGACATTGTGAAAAGCTATCAACTTGGTGCCAATAGTTATGTTCGTAAGCCAGTGGACTTTCAAGAGTTCTCTCAGGCGGTTCAAAACCTTGGGCTCTATTGGCTGATTTTAAATGAATCGGCACCGGAAAGGGTGTGA
- a CDS encoding DUF547 domain-containing protein, which produces MKHLVLGIRMTRYLVSVFLISGFLGFGQTVQANEFLNWDALLKKYVASKTIEGITLYAVNYQALGHDPLYRRVIADLEKAPVEGFSTQEEKLAFWINAYNIMAVKMVLDHYPLKSIKDAGGLFSSVWKLNVGTVRGKARTLNEIEHDILRKMGEPRIHVAIVCASLSCPDIRPEAYTSERLHEQLDDQMKAFLANPNKGLQVEESNHRLYLSSIFKWFAEDFESKGGVRPFLAMYVPERVSAYLKNETFRLR; this is translated from the coding sequence ATGAAGCACCTTGTTCTGGGCATACGAATGACACGGTATTTGGTAAGCGTGTTTTTAATAAGTGGATTTTTGGGATTTGGACAGACTGTCCAGGCGAATGAATTTTTAAATTGGGATGCCTTACTCAAAAAGTATGTGGCCTCCAAGACTATCGAAGGGATAACGCTGTATGCCGTGAATTACCAGGCACTTGGTCATGATCCGCTATACAGAAGAGTCATTGCCGATCTGGAGAAGGCACCAGTGGAGGGCTTCAGCACACAGGAAGAGAAGTTGGCTTTTTGGATCAACGCCTACAACATCATGGCCGTCAAAATGGTGTTGGATCATTATCCACTAAAAAGCATCAAAGATGCCGGAGGATTATTTTCTTCGGTTTGGAAACTCAACGTGGGAACGGTTCGCGGGAAGGCACGAACACTCAATGAAATTGAACATGACATATTACGCAAAATGGGGGAACCCCGGATCCATGTGGCGATCGTTTGCGCCTCCTTGAGTTGCCCTGACATACGGCCGGAAGCCTATACGTCAGAGCGATTGCATGAGCAACTGGATGACCAGATGAAGGCATTTTTAGCGAATCCGAACAAAGGATTGCAGGTGGAGGAATCCAATCATCGCCTGTATCTCTCCTCCATCTTTAAATGGTTTGCTGAGGATTTTGAGTCCAAGGGAGGCGTGCGTCCGTTTTTAGCCATGTATGTCCCTGAACGGGTTTCTGCCTATTTAAAAAACGAAACATTCAGATTGAGGTAA
- the hrpB gene encoding ATP-dependent helicase HrpB yields MKRPSYPIDAVVPQLRQTLNQQPIVLLTAQPGAGKTTQIPLALLQEPWLTPKTIIMLEPRRLAARAAARRMSDLLGEAVGTTVGYRTRLDTKISPNTKLEVVTEGILTRILQHDPSLESYGLVIFDEFHERSLQADLGLALCLESRKVFREDLRLLIMSATLDIAAISQQLKQAPVITCEGTMFPVETRYVGKPDGKNFAIQVAQTIHRLLKTEPGNLLVFLPGAREIRRIEQILADLPLGSHILIAPLYGDLSAQAQDQAILPPPPGWRKVVLATNIAESSLTIEGIRLVIDTGLMRIPRFDSRSGMSRLTTLTVSQQSAEQRRGRAGRLEPGLCMRLWSEAEQRTFTPRTAPEILDADLTSLALELAQWGIQDPQKLLWLDSPPSGAMAQARQLLHSLGAFDAQGHITDHGRSMAELPMHPRLAHMVLKGKELDSGALACDLAASLSERDLFKGSTAREHADLRARFDVLYGSAHAQRDTGFFDRGTLQRIRQVSQAWQRTLHITTPRHVPKQQIDQMGVLLALAYPDRIAQRQSDEARRYRLANGRSARFHHPDPLEHEEWLVIADLNGAPATALIYMAVPISREDLITHCGDLIQSTDSVMWDGSTQVVRSIRQRRLGELILEESRLPDPDPDLVLTVLLEGLRNTGLPCLPWTPTLRNWQARVQFLRRVTEPGSTWPDVSDDTLLHTLDQWLGPYLTNLSSLNQLKRIDLAWPLQALLSPEQRQTLDTLAPTHLTVPTGSHIPLDYLSGEIPVLAVRLQEIFGQCDTPRLVNGKVPVLIHLLSPARRPVQVTQDLTSFWATGYQAVKKELKGRYPKHFWPDDPLQAPPTRGIKKR; encoded by the coding sequence ATGAAGCGCCCATCCTATCCTATTGATGCCGTCGTTCCCCAATTACGACAGACGCTGAACCAACAGCCCATCGTCCTTCTCACCGCACAGCCGGGCGCCGGAAAAACGACACAGATCCCGCTGGCTCTTCTCCAGGAACCGTGGCTGACTCCCAAAACCATCATCATGCTGGAACCCCGACGGTTGGCTGCGCGCGCAGCGGCACGCCGCATGTCTGATCTCCTGGGTGAAGCCGTTGGCACCACTGTCGGGTACCGAACCCGGTTGGATACCAAAATTAGCCCGAATACCAAACTGGAAGTGGTGACCGAAGGCATTCTCACAAGAATACTTCAACACGATCCATCATTAGAGAGCTATGGCCTGGTCATCTTTGATGAATTCCATGAACGCAGTCTGCAAGCCGATCTGGGGCTGGCCCTATGTCTGGAATCCCGGAAGGTCTTTCGAGAAGACCTTCGACTCTTGATCATGTCCGCCACACTGGACATTGCAGCCATTTCGCAACAATTAAAACAGGCTCCGGTGATCACCTGCGAGGGAACCATGTTTCCCGTTGAAACCCGCTACGTCGGAAAACCGGATGGCAAAAATTTTGCTATTCAAGTGGCACAGACCATTCATCGCCTGCTGAAGACCGAACCGGGCAACCTTTTGGTCTTTCTTCCGGGAGCCAGAGAAATCCGACGAATAGAGCAAATCTTGGCGGACCTTCCGCTTGGCTCACACATCCTTATCGCTCCGCTCTATGGTGATTTGTCCGCCCAGGCCCAGGACCAGGCCATTCTTCCGCCGCCTCCCGGATGGCGCAAAGTGGTATTAGCCACCAACATTGCCGAATCCAGTCTGACCATTGAAGGCATTCGCCTGGTCATCGATACCGGACTCATGCGCATCCCACGGTTTGATTCACGCAGCGGTATGAGCCGGCTGACAACCCTCACGGTCTCACAACAATCTGCCGAACAGCGTCGCGGGCGGGCAGGACGTCTGGAACCCGGTCTGTGTATGCGGCTCTGGTCTGAGGCTGAACAGCGTACCTTCACCCCGCGCACCGCACCGGAAATTCTGGATGCAGACCTGACCTCTCTTGCGTTGGAATTGGCACAATGGGGCATTCAGGATCCACAGAAATTGCTCTGGCTGGATTCTCCTCCTTCGGGGGCCATGGCTCAGGCACGACAACTTCTTCACTCCCTTGGCGCATTCGATGCCCAAGGCCACATTACCGATCATGGCCGGTCTATGGCCGAGCTCCCCATGCACCCGCGGCTTGCGCATATGGTCCTGAAGGGGAAGGAGCTGGACTCAGGAGCCTTGGCCTGTGATCTCGCCGCATCCTTAAGTGAACGGGACCTGTTCAAGGGATCCACGGCACGAGAGCATGCCGATCTTCGCGCCAGGTTTGATGTGCTTTATGGTAGCGCCCATGCCCAGAGGGATACCGGATTCTTTGATAGGGGAACCCTCCAACGTATTCGCCAAGTCTCTCAGGCATGGCAACGAACACTTCACATCACGACTCCCCGGCATGTCCCCAAGCAGCAGATTGATCAGATGGGTGTACTCCTGGCGCTGGCCTACCCCGACCGTATTGCGCAACGACAATCCGATGAGGCCAGACGATACCGCCTAGCCAATGGACGAAGCGCGCGATTTCATCACCCCGATCCATTGGAGCATGAAGAATGGCTCGTTATCGCAGACCTTAATGGAGCGCCAGCGACGGCACTCATCTATATGGCTGTCCCGATTTCACGTGAAGATCTGATTACTCATTGCGGGGATCTCATACAGTCAACGGATTCTGTAATGTGGGATGGATCAACGCAAGTGGTCAGGTCCATCCGGCAACGACGATTGGGAGAACTCATTCTGGAGGAAAGCCGCCTTCCCGATCCCGATCCTGATTTGGTGTTGACCGTCCTTCTTGAAGGCCTTCGAAACACGGGCCTCCCCTGTTTGCCCTGGACCCCCACCCTCAGAAACTGGCAGGCGCGCGTCCAATTTCTGCGACGCGTCACGGAACCGGGATCTACCTGGCCGGACGTCTCGGATGACACACTTCTTCACACATTGGACCAGTGGCTTGGCCCCTATCTCACCAATCTCTCAAGTCTCAATCAGCTGAAACGGATCGATCTGGCCTGGCCGCTTCAAGCACTCCTCTCCCCAGAACAACGGCAAACACTCGACACCCTGGCGCCCACCCATCTCACCGTGCCGACAGGATCCCACATTCCCTTGGATTATCTGTCAGGTGAGATTCCCGTTCTGGCTGTCCGACTCCAGGAAATATTTGGACAATGCGACACGCCCCGCCTGGTCAACGGCAAAGTCCCCGTTCTCATTCATCTCCTCTCTCCGGCCAGACGCCCCGTTCAGGTCACACAGGACCTCACGAGTTTTTGGGCCACCGGTTATCAAGCGGTTAAAAAGGAATTGAAGGGCCGCTACCCCAAACACTTCTGGCCCGATGACCCTCTCCAAGCCCCGCCTACTCGCGGCATCAAAAAGCGATAA
- a CDS encoding cytochrome c peroxidase yields MMGLFMIASLAMGSEPGFDSSKGMLTVDGHVVPDIGPLPTVVPTPPTNLNYAAKISLGKQLYFDGRLSKNNAISCAFCHNPVTGFADPNQTSAGVGGLRGGRQSPTVYNTAFNPFQFWDGRAGSLEEQAIGPIHNPVEMAETHESVVPKIAKIKGYEEEFQKVFGTGVSLQGIAEAIAAYERTIISTDSTFDKFVLGDPKAMGEDAKRGMDVFKGKGRCILCHNGSNFTDNQFHNLGVPQVGPMKEDLGRYYVTLRERDKGAFKTPTLRSITESAPYMHDGAFKTLEEVVDFFDEGGKANPQLSPLMKPLGLTPQEKTDLIAFMQALTGEPIPFEFPTLPE; encoded by the coding sequence ATGATGGGACTGTTCATGATTGCCTCACTCGCGATGGGGAGTGAGCCTGGATTTGATTCCTCAAAGGGAATGCTCACAGTGGATGGTCATGTGGTTCCGGATATTGGCCCCCTTCCGACGGTGGTCCCCACACCACCGACAAATCTGAATTATGCCGCAAAAATTTCCTTGGGCAAACAACTGTATTTTGATGGACGGTTATCCAAAAACAATGCGATCTCCTGTGCTTTCTGTCATAACCCTGTCACGGGATTTGCCGATCCCAATCAAACTTCGGCGGGAGTTGGAGGACTGCGGGGAGGCCGGCAATCGCCGACTGTCTACAATACCGCATTTAATCCCTTCCAATTTTGGGACGGTCGAGCCGGCTCTCTGGAAGAACAGGCCATTGGTCCTATTCATAATCCCGTTGAGATGGCCGAGACCCATGAAAGTGTCGTTCCTAAAATTGCGAAAATAAAAGGCTATGAGGAAGAGTTCCAGAAAGTATTTGGAACCGGTGTCAGTTTGCAGGGAATCGCGGAAGCGATAGCCGCCTATGAACGCACCATCATTTCCACCGATTCGACTTTTGATAAATTTGTTTTAGGTGATCCCAAAGCGATGGGCGAAGACGCCAAACGTGGGATGGACGTGTTTAAAGGAAAAGGCCGGTGCATTCTGTGTCATAACGGTTCTAATTTTACGGATAATCAGTTTCACAACCTCGGCGTGCCACAAGTCGGACCGATGAAAGAAGATTTGGGCCGGTATTATGTGACTCTTCGAGAACGCGATAAAGGCGCATTCAAAACTCCAACGCTTCGAAGCATTACTGAATCCGCCCCGTATATGCATGACGGCGCTTTTAAAACCTTAGAGGAAGTTGTCGACTTTTTCGATGAAGGTGGGAAGGCGAATCCTCAGTTGAGTCCGTTGATGAAACCCCTGGGATTGACACCGCAGGAGAAAACCGACCTTATTGCTTTCATGCAGGCATTGACCGGCGAACCGATTCCATTTGAGTTTCCAACGTTACCAGAGTAA